CCAGGCGAAGATGCCATCCAGGCGCCGCGCCTCGGAGGAACAGACGAAGAGGGCATGACAACCCTCCGCCTCCCGCACCCGGGTGATGTACCGGATCTTGATGGGCCGATGGTGAATGGTGAGGCTGCGGGCGCCTTCATCCAGGTGGTAGCCGAAGGGGGAATCCCCCAGCACCGCGATGACGAAGGGGCCATCCTTCCAGCTGCTCTCGCTGGACCACTGGATGTAGGGAAGCACCATCAGCAAGATCCGGGCCTTGGTCTCGTACTCGGTCGGTGGGGTCGTCACCGGATCGGAAGCCAGGAAGGCCATGAGGCAGAACGTCGGAAAGAATCCGCTCATCGCACCACCCATGCCGACTCACCCCTCTGCTGTAGGGGTGGACCTAAGGGGATGGGCGAGGGCAGGGATCGCATGGGCGCTGGAGGAATCCTTCAGCTCAGGGAATGGAACGGGCCATCAAAGGTTTGCCATAAGGGTCACATGAACTGACGTTTCGGATGGGATGACTTGGCCCATAAGAACTTGCCGAGTCATTCCTGCGCTGCCGGGAAGATTTTGACGCATTCTTCTCCCTGGGCGCGTGACCAGACGCACCCTTTGCCGCCGTTCTCCAAACCCTGACTGGAAACCCAGAGGAGTCCTAGGTGTAAGTGCCAATCAGGTTGTTCACCCGAGATCTGGGAAGCTGAAAGCGCCAACAAACAGCTTTCTCGGAGCCTCGGGTGAACCTCCACAGTTCAGCAAAGTCTTGCCCCGCCAGTCGAGCATTAATGGTGAAGCGCGTTCTGGAGGAGGACTGGACGGTCCGGGATGCGGCTGAATCCATAGGAATCAGCACGCGCAGGGCCTACCGATGGCTCGCTCGGTTCAAAACAGAGGGTCCGGCCGGACTCCTGGATCGCTCCAGCCAGCCGCATCGCCTGGCGCGAAGCCACGAGCTTGGCCTCGTCGTCGAGGCCGTAGGTCGAAGGCGGCGGGGCCAGGCGGCGATCCGGATTGCCTCGGAACTGGGCGTGCCCCGTTCCACCGTGGGCTTCTGGCTCCGCAAGGCGCGCATCTCCAAGGCTTCGGACCTCCAGCCCAAGGAACCCGACAACCGCTACGAACACGCGGCCCCCGGCGACCTCCTCCACCTGGACACCAAGAAGCTCGCCAACTTCCACGAAGTGGGCCACCGCGCCACAGGCATCCGCCACCACAAGAACCGCGATGCGGGCTACCAGGTGCTCCATGTCTGCTCGGACGACCACTCGCGGGCCTGCTACATGGAAGTGCTCCCGGACGAGAAGAAGGAGACCACTGCCTCATTCCTCCAGAGGGCGCTGTTGCACTTCCAGGCCCGGGGCGTCACCGCCCGCAAGCTGCTGACCGACAACGGCTCGCCCTACCGGTCCAAGGCGTTCAAGGCCATGCGCGAAGCCTTCGGCCTCACGCACAGCCGCACCCGCCCCTACCGCCCACGGACCAACGGCAAGGCCGAGCGCCTCATCCAGACGGCCCTGCGAGAGTGGGCCTACGGTCCCACCTGGCAGAGCTCAGACGAAAGAAACCAGGCGCTCGGCGCCTGGCTCCACTTCTACAATCACCACAGGCCCCACAAGGCCTTAGGTGGTCAGCCCCCGGTTACCCGGCTGGTCAACCTCGTTGGCACCGACACCTAGGCCACCCCGTTCGCCGCCGTAAGGGTATTGGTCAGCAGCCCGGCAATGGTCAAAGGCCCCACACCTCCCGGCACGGGGGTGACAGCCGAAGCCACGGCCATCGCCTCGCCGTAGCGTACATCGCCGCACAGCACGCCGCCCTTCGCCCGGAGGGCCTCCAGCTTCTTGGGTTCCTGGGCGAAAATTCGCTCGCCGAGGATCTCATCCTCCACCCGGTTGATCCCCACATCCACCACCACCGCACCGGGCTTGATCCAGGAGCCTTCCACCAGGCCCGGCCTCCCCACGGCCGCCACCAGCAGATCCGCCTCGCGGCAGACCCCCGGCAGGTCCTTGGTCCGGCTGTGGGCGATCGTCACGGTGGCGTGCTGTTCCAGAAGCATCAGGGCCATGGGCTTGCCCACGATCTCGCTGCGCCCCAGGACCACAGCCCGCAGGCCCTTGAGCGCCAGGCCGTGATGGGCCAGCAGGGACATGCAGGCACTGGGGGTGCAGGGCCGCAGGCCCGGCAGGCCCTCCAGCAGCAGGCCCTGATTCACAGGATGAAAGCCGTCCACATCCTTGGCCGGGCTGATGCGGTGCAGGGCCCGCTTGGAATCCAGGCCCTGGGGCAAGGGCAGCTGCACCAGGATGCCATCCACACCGGGATCGGCGTTCAGACGGTCGATGAGGGCATCCAGATCCGCCTGGGCTGTCGCGGCTGGAAGCCGGTGCTCGATGGAGGTGATGCCTACCTTGGCGCAGGCCGCCGATTTGTTGCGCACATAGACCTGGCTGGCCGGATCTTCGCCCACCAGCACCACCGCCAGCCCCGGGGCCCGCAGCCCCTTGGCCAGCCGGGCCTCTACGCCCAGCCGAACCGTCTCCAGCATGCGGTCCGCGTGCGCCTTGCCGTCCAGGATCGTGGCCATGGTTCCCCCTGACTTCCATTGAAGCCCACGGGACCTGTGGATCTCATCAAGAATTAAGGCGAGGTAAGGTTGACCCGCAACGGGCAACCGCGCCCCACATTGGGCAAAGCCTTGGCCCGGCTCCGCCGAGCCAAGGCGTGGGGGCCCGGGGGTGTCCGCGCAGCGGAGGCCCCCCGGACAGCATTAACCTGCCTTGAGATTCCTGGGAAAAGGCGCTAGACTCCAAGCTCAATTCGGCCATGGCTTCCCGTTTCGGGCGCCAAGACTGGGTGGGTTCGACCCACCTTTTTTGTTGTTCTGTCGTCGGAGTGTCAGTGGATTTGAAGAAAGTGCAGGCTCCCCTTGAACGCCAGCTGGCCCTGCTGGGCTACGAGCTGGTGCATCTGGAGACCGTCCGCGAAGGCAAGGACGAGATGCTGCGCCTCTACATCGACCACCTTGATGCCGAAACCAGCCACCGCAAGGTCACGCTGGACGACTGCACCACCGCCCACGAGGGCTTGCTGCTCTGGATGGACGTGGAATTCCCTGACCTGCGGGAACACCTCGGCGTGGAAGTGAGCAGCCCCGGCATGGAACGCCCCTTGGTGAAGGCCGACCACTTCCGCCGGTTCGCAGGACGGCTCTGCCGCGTCCAGACCGCAGCACCCATCAATGGTCAGAAACGCTTCAAAGGCTGGATCGGCCCTGTGGCTGATGGCAGCGTCACCCTTGAAGAAGATGGCGTGCTCAAGACCGTGCCCATCGAGGCCATGCAGAAGGCTCGTTTGGCCCCGTTTGATGAAGACAAGACCCCCCGGCCCAAGCACTTGACGGGCCGGTTCACTGAACTGCCTGATGCCGATGGCGTAGAGACAAGCGCCATCGAGGAAGAGGAGGCCTGAGATGGCAAACGTCGCAACGACCTTTTTCGACAGCGTGAAGATGATCGCCGCTGAAAAGGGCATCCCTGAAGAAGATGTGTTCGCCGCCGTCGAGGAAGCCCTCGCCAAGGCCGCTGACAAATACTTCAATGCCCAGGATTTCTACGGCAACTTCCAGGCCCAGATGGACCGGGAGACCGGCGAGTTCCATGTCTACGCCCTGAAGCAGGTGGTGGCCGAAGTGGAGGAAGAGGACCTGGAGATCAGCCTGGCTGAAGCTCAGGTGCTGAATCCGGATGCTGCCGAGGGCGACACCCTGTGGCTGCCCCAGGACACCAGCCAGCTGGGCCGCATCGCCGCCCAGGCTGCCAAGCAGGTGCTGGTGCAGAAGGTCCGCGAGGCCGAGCGCGAGCGCATCTTCACCGAGTTCGCCGACCGCATCGGTGAGGTGGTGGTGGCCGAGGTCAAGCGCTTCGAGAAGAGCGCCATCATTCTTGAAATCGACCGGGTGGAAGCCATGCTGCGCCGCAGTGAGGCGCTCCGCGGCGACCGCTTCGACAAGGGCCAGCGCATCAAGGTGGTCATCGTCAGCGTCGACCGCAGCGCCAAGGATCCCCAGGTGCAGGTCAGCCGGACCGATCCGCGGCTGCTCATCAAGCTCTTTGAGAACGAAGTGCCTGAAATCCATGACGGCACCGTGGTCATCCGCAACTGCGTGCGCGAAGCGGGCGACCGCGCCAAGGTGGCCGTCCACAGCCTCGATCCGGATGTGGATCCCGTGGGCGCCTGCGTGGGCCTCAAGGGCAGCCGTGTGCAGGCCATCATCCGCGAGCTGAAGAACGAGAAAATCGACATCGTCCGCTACTCCGACGATCCGGCCCAGTTCATCGCCAACGCCCTGAACCCTGCCAAGGCCATCCGCGTGAACCTCGGCGACCCCGAGGGCCGCCGGGTGGAAGTGGTGGTGGATGACGAGCAGCTCAGTGTCGCCATCGGCAAGCGCGGCCAAAACGTGCGCCTCGCCGCCAAGCTCACGGGCTGGAACATCGACGTCCGCAGCGAAGCTGACAAGCGCCGCGAAGCCGAAGTCGCCATGGGCCTGGCCCTCCCCGAGGTCCACGCCGACACTGACGAGGCGGAAGAAGCCGCTTCCCCCGCCTCCAGCCTCCTCGACACGCTCCAGGTCGAGGGTCTGGACGCCGCCCTGGCGGAGCGTCTCGCCAATGCGGGCTATCCTGACGCCAAATCCCTTTACACTGTCACTGCCGAGCAGCTCATGCAGGTTGAGGGCATGGATCAGGATCTGGCCTTCCGTCTCATCGATGCCGTGCAGGCTCACTTCGGGGAGTAGGCTGTAGTCCTGCAGCCCTTCCCGTTCCCCACCCCCCAGGCCGAGGTAGTCCGCTTACATGCTGCGTATCAACCAACTCGCCAAAGAGCTCGGAGTCGCCAATCAGGAGGTCATCGAGGCCTGTGAGAAGCGTCTGGGCCTCCAAGGGAAGAGCCACAGCTCCAACCTTACCGATGACCAGGCGGATCAGCTCCGCCGCGGCTTCCAGGGCAAGGGCAAAGGTGAGGACGAAGCCTCGCCCCTCGCCCTGCACAAGCCTTCCGCCGCCGTGAAGGTGGTCAAGGGCCCCGCCCCTTCCCACCAGCCGGAAGCCAAGCCCGAGCCCAAGCATGAGCCTCAGGTCGAGGCGCCCCGCCCCGCCCCGGCCGTGCTGGTGAAGAAGGCCGAGCCGAAGCCGGAGGCCCGGCCTGAGACCCGGCCCGAGCCCGAGGCACCCAAAGCCGAGGCCCCGGCCCCTTCCGTGACGGCCGTGGCTCCCGCCGCCCCGGTGCCCCAGGCAACCACCCCCGTGCCGGAAAGCCCTGCAGCCGCCCCGGTCCGCCCCGCGGCCCCAGAGGCACCCGTGGAGACCTTCTCCCGGCTGAAGATCTCCACCGCGGCACCCGCCCCGCCCCCGCGCGAGGACAAGCCTGCGCGATACATCCAATTGCCCCCGGCCCGGCCCACGGGCCCCGGTGCCCAGCGTCCCGCCCAGCCCTCGGCCCAGAACCCGGCCTCTGGCAGCGGCCCCCGTCCTGAGGCGGGCGCCCGTCCCATCGTCCAGCGCCCAGGCCAGTCGCCCAGCAATGTCCAGCGTTCGGGCATGCCGCAGAAGGAAAAGGCCGTCCTCCAGATGGCCACCAACACTGGCCGCGGTGAAGTTCGCCATGAGCCCCCCGCCCCGGTGCAGCCTTCGCGACGCCCCTACATTCCGCCCGCCATCACCGAGATGCGCCCGGATCAGGGCTTCAGCCGCATCAAGACTTCAGACACGCCGGCGCCGCCGCCCCGCTCCACGGAGCCCGCCCGTTACATCCAACTGCCCCAGGCACGGCCTGCGCCCGGCAGCCGCCCCAGCGGCCCTGGTGGTCGCCCCGGTGGTCCTGGTGGTCCCGGCAGCCGCGGTCCCGGTGGCCCCGGCGGTCGTCCCGGTGGTCCCGGTGCCCGTCCCGGTGGCCCTGGTGGTCGTCCTGGTGGCCCTGGTGGCCGCCCCGGCGGTCCCGGCCGCGGTCCCTCCATTCCCGCCTCCGGCCCCATCGATCCCAACAGCCAGAAGGGCCCCGGTCGCGGCGCCCATGTGGGCGGCAAGAAGAAGAAGGGCGGCTACGTCCGGAGCAAGGAAGAAGAGCTCGACCTCAAGCTCCGCCAGCCCCGTTCCCGCGCCCAGCAGGTGGCCAGCGAGTACATCGAAGAGGAAATCGGCATCGTCATGCTGTCTGAAGGCGTGACGGTGAAGGAACTGGCGGAGAAGTGCAACCGCCCTGCCAAGGATGTGGTGGCCAAGCTGCTCCACCGCGGCATCTTCGCCACCATCAACCAGCCCCTCGACACCGAGATGGCCAAGGACATCGCCCGCGAATTCGGCTACCTGGCCGACATCGTCTCCTTCGAGGAGGATGTCCAGATCATGGCCGACGAGTCCGCCGAGGTGCAGGGCGAGAAGCGCCCCCGTCCTCCGGTCGTCACCATCATGGGCCACGTCGACCACGGCAAGACCTCGCTGCTGGACGCCATCCGCAAGACCAAGGTGGCCGCGGGCGAAGCCGGTGGCATCACCCAGCACGTGGGTGCCTACCATGTGGATGTGAAGGATCCGAACACTGGCGAACTGCGCCAGGTGGTCTTCCTCGACACCCCGGGTCACGAGGCCTTCACCAAGATGCGCGCCCGCGGCGCCAAGGTCACGGACATCGCCATCCTGGTGGTGGCCGCGGACGACGGCGTCATGCCGCAGACCGTGGAATCCATCAACCACGCCAAGGCTGCGGATGTGCCGCTGGTGGTCGCCGTCAACAAGATCGACAAGCCCGGCGCCAACCCGGACAAGGTCCAGCAGGGCCTGCTCCAGCACAGCGTCCAGACTGAAGCCTACGGCGGCGATGTGCCCGCTGTGCTCGTCAGCGCCAAGACCAAGCAGGGCCTCGACGAACTGCTCGAGACGCTGCTCCTGGTGGCCGATCTCAAGGAACTCAAGGCCGTCTATGACTGCCCTGCCGCCGGTTCCATTATTGAAGGCCGCCTCGACCGGGGCCGCGGCCCCGTGGCCACGGTGCTGGTACAGAACGGCACCCTGAAGGCCGGCGACATCTTCGTGGCCGGTGCCACCATGGGCCGCGTCCGCGCCATGTTCGACGATCTGGGCCGCAAGGTCACGGAAGCTGGTCCTTCAAGCGCCGTGCAGATCCTCGGCTTCGAGGAAGTGCCCAGCGCCGGCGACAACTTCCAGGTGGTGGAAGACGAGGCCAAGGCCCGCACCATCGCCACCTTCCGCCAGGAGAAGGCCAAGCAGGCCGCCCAGCAGAAGCAGCGCGCCACGCTCGAGACCCTCTTCAGTACCATCAAGGACGGTCAGGTCAAAGAGCTGCCTCTCATCATCAAGGCCGACACCCAGGGTTCCGTGGAGTCCCTCGTGGGACAGCTGGAGCGCCTCAGCACCGAAAAGGTCCGCGTGCGCATCATCCACAGCGCCGCTGGCACCGTCACCGAGAACGACGTGCTCCTGGCCGAGGCCTCCAAGGCCACCATCATCGGCTTCCACACCAAGGCCGAGAAGAAGACCGAGGAACTGGCCCGGGAAGAGGGCGTGGATCTGCGTTTCCACGACATCATCTACAAGGTCACCGAGGAGATCGAGCAGGCCATGGTCGGCATGCTGGATGCGACCGAGAAGGAAACCATCCACGGCCAGGCCGAGGTTCGCCAGCTCTTCAAGATCGGCCGCACCGTCATCGCCGGCTCCTTCGTCACCGAAGGCAAGGTGCAGAAGACCTTCAAGGTGCGCGTCAAGCGGGGCGAAGACGTCCTGTTCGAGGGTGGCCTGAAGAACCTGAAGCGTTTCAAGGAAGACGTGACCGAGGTGAAGAACGGCCTCGACTGCGGCATCTCCCTCGACGGCTTCGACGAGCTGAAGGAAGGCGATGTGCTCGAGTTCTACAGCAAGGAAAAGGTCATCGCCACTTCACTAAGTTAAGCTTGATCCGCGCTTCGCGCAGATCGCTAACGGGCCCGCTTTGCGGGCCCGTTTCATTTTCACTCAAAAACGACTCAATGGTATTCAAATATTGTTTTCATTGAACTAATCATAGGCAGTGTGACTCCCGTCACGCCCTTGGCCTCGCACACTGGGAATCCCCCAACCAAGGATCTCCCATGTCCACGCCCAGCTTTGCCCTCAGCGCTCCCACCGAAGCGAAGGCCGCCAGCAATCCCATGGGCCTCAGCCGCATCGACCACTTCCAGCTGACGGGCTCCATCGCCCGGCTGGAGCCCCTCTACCGGAATCTGGGGTTCGCCCGCGTGGCCAGCGGCCAGCAGTCTTGGGGCCGCCTGGTCCACCTCCGCCAGCAGCGCATGGACATCCTCATCTTCGAGGCCGATGCCACCCACCCGGCGGGGCGCTACTTCCAGGCCCACGGCGAAGGCGTGTGCGCC
This sequence is a window from Geothrix sp. PMB-07. Protein-coding genes within it:
- the rimP gene encoding ribosome maturation factor RimP, producing the protein MDLKKVQAPLERQLALLGYELVHLETVREGKDEMLRLYIDHLDAETSHRKVTLDDCTTAHEGLLLWMDVEFPDLREHLGVEVSSPGMERPLVKADHFRRFAGRLCRVQTAAPINGQKRFKGWIGPVADGSVTLEEDGVLKTVPIEAMQKARLAPFDEDKTPRPKHLTGRFTELPDADGVETSAIEEEEA
- the infB gene encoding translation initiation factor IF-2 translates to MLRINQLAKELGVANQEVIEACEKRLGLQGKSHSSNLTDDQADQLRRGFQGKGKGEDEASPLALHKPSAAVKVVKGPAPSHQPEAKPEPKHEPQVEAPRPAPAVLVKKAEPKPEARPETRPEPEAPKAEAPAPSVTAVAPAAPVPQATTPVPESPAAAPVRPAAPEAPVETFSRLKISTAAPAPPPREDKPARYIQLPPARPTGPGAQRPAQPSAQNPASGSGPRPEAGARPIVQRPGQSPSNVQRSGMPQKEKAVLQMATNTGRGEVRHEPPAPVQPSRRPYIPPAITEMRPDQGFSRIKTSDTPAPPPRSTEPARYIQLPQARPAPGSRPSGPGGRPGGPGGPGSRGPGGPGGRPGGPGARPGGPGGRPGGPGGRPGGPGRGPSIPASGPIDPNSQKGPGRGAHVGGKKKKGGYVRSKEEELDLKLRQPRSRAQQVASEYIEEEIGIVMLSEGVTVKELAEKCNRPAKDVVAKLLHRGIFATINQPLDTEMAKDIAREFGYLADIVSFEEDVQIMADESAEVQGEKRPRPPVVTIMGHVDHGKTSLLDAIRKTKVAAGEAGGITQHVGAYHVDVKDPNTGELRQVVFLDTPGHEAFTKMRARGAKVTDIAILVVAADDGVMPQTVESINHAKAADVPLVVAVNKIDKPGANPDKVQQGLLQHSVQTEAYGGDVPAVLVSAKTKQGLDELLETLLLVADLKELKAVYDCPAAGSIIEGRLDRGRGPVATVLVQNGTLKAGDIFVAGATMGRVRAMFDDLGRKVTEAGPSSAVQILGFEEVPSAGDNFQVVEDEAKARTIATFRQEKAKQAAQQKQRATLETLFSTIKDGQVKELPLIIKADTQGSVESLVGQLERLSTEKVRVRIIHSAAGTVTENDVLLAEASKATIIGFHTKAEKKTEELAREEGVDLRFHDIIYKVTEEIEQAMVGMLDATEKETIHGQAEVRQLFKIGRTVIAGSFVTEGKVQKTFKVRVKRGEDVLFEGGLKNLKRFKEDVTEVKNGLDCGISLDGFDELKEGDVLEFYSKEKVIATSLS
- the folD gene encoding bifunctional methylenetetrahydrofolate dehydrogenase/methenyltetrahydrofolate cyclohydrolase FolD encodes the protein MATILDGKAHADRMLETVRLGVEARLAKGLRAPGLAVVLVGEDPASQVYVRNKSAACAKVGITSIEHRLPAATAQADLDALIDRLNADPGVDGILVQLPLPQGLDSKRALHRISPAKDVDGFHPVNQGLLLEGLPGLRPCTPSACMSLLAHHGLALKGLRAVVLGRSEIVGKPMALMLLEQHATVTIAHSRTKDLPGVCREADLLVAAVGRPGLVEGSWIKPGAVVVDVGINRVEDEILGERIFAQEPKKLEALRAKGGVLCGDVRYGEAMAVASAVTPVPGGVGPLTIAGLLTNTLTAANGVA
- the nusA gene encoding transcription termination factor NusA; the protein is MANVATTFFDSVKMIAAEKGIPEEDVFAAVEEALAKAADKYFNAQDFYGNFQAQMDRETGEFHVYALKQVVAEVEEEDLEISLAEAQVLNPDAAEGDTLWLPQDTSQLGRIAAQAAKQVLVQKVREAERERIFTEFADRIGEVVVAEVKRFEKSAIILEIDRVEAMLRRSEALRGDRFDKGQRIKVVIVSVDRSAKDPQVQVSRTDPRLLIKLFENEVPEIHDGTVVIRNCVREAGDRAKVAVHSLDPDVDPVGACVGLKGSRVQAIIRELKNEKIDIVRYSDDPAQFIANALNPAKAIRVNLGDPEGRRVEVVVDDEQLSVAIGKRGQNVRLAAKLTGWNIDVRSEADKRREAEVAMGLALPEVHADTDEAEEAASPASSLLDTLQVEGLDAALAERLANAGYPDAKSLYTVTAEQLMQVEGMDQDLAFRLIDAVQAHFGE
- a CDS encoding YfiR family protein, producing the protein MSGFFPTFCLMAFLASDPVTTPPTEYETKARILLMVLPYIQWSSESSWKDGPFVIAVLGDSPFGYHLDEGARSLTIHHRPIKIRYITRVREAEGCHALFVCSSEARRLDGIFAWTRGREVLTLSDDPALAKRGIMLNLLLEEGFVRLAANPEAVQGSGLTLGSRLMALARPIRASGASS
- a CDS encoding IS481 family transposase, giving the protein MVKRVLEEDWTVRDAAESIGISTRRAYRWLARFKTEGPAGLLDRSSQPHRLARSHELGLVVEAVGRRRRGQAAIRIASELGVPRSTVGFWLRKARISKASDLQPKEPDNRYEHAAPGDLLHLDTKKLANFHEVGHRATGIRHHKNRDAGYQVLHVCSDDHSRACYMEVLPDEKKETTASFLQRALLHFQARGVTARKLLTDNGSPYRSKAFKAMREAFGLTHSRTRPYRPRTNGKAERLIQTALREWAYGPTWQSSDERNQALGAWLHFYNHHRPHKALGGQPPVTRLVNLVGTDT